A region from the Pelecanus crispus isolate bPelCri1 chromosome 11, bPelCri1.pri, whole genome shotgun sequence genome encodes:
- the COG7 gene encoding conserved oligomeric Golgi complex subunit 7: MDFSRFLSDDFEVKSWVNAAFRAVQQEAPGKVDAHAATLVMKLQLFIQEVNNAVEETSHQALQNMPRVLREVEVLKQEATFLKEQMILVKEDIKKFEEDTAQSMQVLVEIDRVKSRMQLAAESLQEADKWSTLSADIEETLKTQDVSVISAKLTSMQSSLAMLVDTPDYSEKCVHLEALKNRLEAMASPQIVAAFNSQSVDQAKTFVKVFTEIDRMPQLLAYYYKCHKVQLVAAWQDLCQSDLSLDRQLTELYDTLLGTWHSQLQWATQVFKNPHEIVTVLLIQTLGALVPSIPVCLSTAMERTGQETKLNKLLELYDATIHFAKGLEVAMLPNLKEQNLVKVMELVEAVYGPYKPYQLEYGDLEEENLLIQISAVPLEHWEVIDCVQELNHSVNKLFILASGAIDNCIKLTDGLGACGLLKALKALFTKYTSDFTNTLQSIRKKCKLDDVLSESLFQEDWTAFQNSVRIITSCGELLRQCGDFEQQLANRILSTAGKYLSDSYSPCSFSGFQDTSSAEKKSSVKNPWQEYNYLLKENPSEYASLMETLYTLKEKGTSNHNLLSSSRSALSRLNQLAHHLAFDSVFLRIKQQLLLVSKMEGWNSGGIGETLTDDLPNFSLTPLEYISNIGQYIMSLPLHLEPFVTQEDSALELALHAGKLPYPPEQGDELPELDNMADYWLGSIARATMQTYCEVILQIPELTVHSTKQLATDIDYLINVMDALGLQPSRTLQNIVTLLKAKPEDYRQAAKSVPRRMASSIAAMRGLEC; encoded by the exons ATGGATTTCTCCAGGTTCCTGTCGGATGACTTCGAGGTGAAGAGCTGGGTGAACGCGGCCTTCCGGGCCGTGCAGCAGGAGGCCCCCGGCAAGGTGGACGCCCACGCCGCTACCCTGGTGATGAAGCTGCAGCTCTTCATCCAGGAGGTCAACAACGCCGTGGAAG AAACAAGCCACCAGGCTCTCCAGAACATGCCCAGAGTCCTCCGGGAAGTAGAAGTCTTGAAACAGGAGGCAACATTCCTAAAGGAGCAAATGATTCTTGTTAAAGAAGATATCAAGAAATTTGAAGAAGACACAGCTCAGTCGATGCAG gTCCTGGTAGAGATTGACCGAGTGAAATCTAGAATGCAGCTGGCTGCCGAGTCACTTCAGGAAGCAGACAAATGGAGCACGTTAAGTGCAGACATTGAAGAGACTCTTAAAACACAG GATGTGTCTGTGATTTCGGCCAAACTAACAAGTatgcagagcagcctggctaTGCTTGTGGATACGCCGGATTACTCAGAGAAGTGCGTGCATCTTGAGGCTCTGAAGAACCGACTGGAGGCCATGGCCAGCCCTCAGATTGTTGCTGCTTTTAACTCCCAGTCTGTAG atCAGGCAAAAACGTTTGTCAAAGTCTTCACCGAAATTGACCGGATGCCCCAGCTTCTTGCTTATTATTATAAATGTCACAAG GTGCAGCTGGTGGCAGCGTGGCAGGATCTTTGCCAAAGCGACTTGAGCTTAGATCGCCAGTTGACTGAACTGTATGACACGCTCCTTGGGACCTGGCACTCCCAACTTCAGTGGGCAACACAG GTTTTCAAGAACCCCCATGAAATTGTGACTGTATTGTTGATTCAAACTCTGGGAGCATTGGTGCCTTCCATCCCTGTCTGCCTCAGCACTGCCATGGAGAGAACGGGCCAAGAAACCAAGCTGAATAAGCTGCTGGAGCTCTATGATGCCACCATCCACTTCGCAAAAGGGTTGGAAGTAGCAATGCTGCCAAACCTGA AGGAGCAGAACCTGGTAAAAGTGATGGAACTGGTGGAAGCGGTGTATGGTCCGTACAAGCCCTATCAACTTGAGTATGGagacctggaagaagaaaatctcCTCATTCAGATCAGTGCAGTGCCCTTG GAGCATTGGGAAGTAATTGACTGTGTCCAGGAACTGAACCATTCAGTCAACAAACTCTTCATTCTGGCTTCTGGAGCCATCGACAACTGCATTAAACTCACGGATGGACTGGGAGCGTGCGGGCTCCTTAAGGCCCTGAAAGCTCTGTTCACAAA GTATACCTCTGACTTTACAAATACATTGCAGTCTATACGAAAGAAATGTAAACTGGATGATGTCCTATCAGAATCCCTTTTCCAGGAGGACTGGACTGCTTTCCAAAACTCTGTCCG GATAATTACTAGTTGTGGCGAGCTCCTTCGTCAGTGTGGAGACTTTGAGCAGCAACTAGCCAACAG gATTTTATCAACTGCTGGGAAGTATCTCTCAGACTCCTACAGCCCTTGTAGTTTTTCTGGCTTTCAGGACAccagttctgcagaaaagaagAGCTCTGTAAAGAATCCCTGGCAGGAGTACAATTATCTTTTGAAGGAGAATCCATCTGAGTACGCCAGCCTTATGGAAACGCTTTACACTCTAAAG GAAAAAGGTACGAGTAACCATAACCTGTTGTCTTCATCTCGATCTGCCCTGAGCCGCCTCAACCAGCTGGCACACCACTTGGCTtttgattctgtttttcttcGCATCAAACAACAACTCTTACTTGTTTCAAAGATGGAG GGTTGGAATTCTGGTGGCATTGGTGAGACGCTGACGGATGACTTGCCAAACTTCAGCCTGACTCCTCTGGAATATATCAGCAAT ATTGGGCAATATATTATGTCACTTCCTCTCCACCTTGAGCCTTTTGTCACTCAAGAGGATTCTGCTTTGGAACTGGCATTACATGCTGGAAAACTGCCTTACCCCCCAGAGCAAG GAGATGAATTACCTGAGCTGGACAACATGGCTGACTACTGGCTGGGCTCCATCGCCAGAGCTACGATGCAAACTTACTGCGAAGTCATCCTGCAAATACCAGAGCTCACAGTACATTCGACAAAGCAGCTTGCCACAGACATCG ATTATCTAATAAATGTTATGGATGCCCTCGGCCTTCAGCCATCAAGAACACTACAAAATATTGTAACTCTGTTGAAGGCAAAACCAGAGGACTATCGGCAAGCTGCAAAAAGCGTGCCCCGCAGAATGGCCAGCAGCATCGCTGCGATGAGAGGCCTGGAGTGTTAG